One genomic window of Pseudomonadota bacterium includes the following:
- a CDS encoding ATP-binding cassette domain-containing protein: MEQRSERFQIRVRGLCRAFGSQQVLRGVDLDIERGRINLIIGGSGAGKSVLLKLLIGLIKPNAGAIYVDGQDIVPLDDFALDPLRPKFGMVFQYAALFDSMTVEENVMFPLVEHHRRAMSRAQMREVARAKLAALGLVNVEQKFPAELSGGMRKRVGLARAIVMEPEILFYDEPTTGLDPVATKNVDEMIQAIAEQLHVTSVVISHDMASTFRIGHRVSMLYKGAIIASGSPQEILADPPAPLREFVETSGAVTLPPARGR; this comes from the coding sequence CTGGAGCAGCGCAGCGAGCGCTTCCAGATCCGAGTGCGCGGACTCTGTCGCGCCTTTGGCAGCCAGCAGGTGCTGCGCGGCGTCGACCTCGACATCGAGCGTGGGCGTATCAACCTGATCATCGGTGGCTCGGGCGCCGGGAAGTCCGTGCTGCTGAAGCTGCTGATCGGCTTGATCAAGCCCAACGCCGGAGCCATCTACGTCGACGGCCAAGACATCGTTCCACTCGATGACTTCGCCCTCGATCCGCTGCGACCCAAGTTCGGGATGGTGTTTCAGTACGCGGCGCTCTTCGACTCGATGACCGTCGAGGAGAACGTGATGTTCCCCTTGGTCGAGCATCACCGGCGGGCGATGAGCCGCGCGCAAATGCGTGAGGTGGCGCGCGCGAAGCTGGCGGCCCTCGGCCTGGTCAACGTCGAGCAGAAGTTCCCCGCCGAGCTCTCGGGTGGCATGCGCAAGCGCGTGGGCCTGGCGCGGGCGATCGTGATGGAGCCGGAAATCCTCTTCTACGATGAGCCGACCACCGGGCTCGACCCGGTGGCGACCAAGAACGTCGACGAGATGATCCAGGCGATCGCCGAGCAGCTGCACGTCACCTCGGTGGTCATCAGCCATGATATGGCCTCGACATTCCGTATCGGACACCGCGTGTCGATGTTGTATAAAGGCGCGATCATCGCCAGCGGATCGCCGCAAGAGATCCTGGCGGATCCGCCAGCTCCGCTGCGCGAGTTCGTCGAGACCTCGGGGGCGGTGACCCTGCCGCCGGCGCGGGGTCGCTAG
- a CDS encoding ABC transporter permease produces the protein MPNTLTSLSRVVDRGWSLPRRFLQLFGEMLLLLFHAALWAVRPPYRFGLLLQQLDFIGVGSLSIIVLVSLFTGGVFGLQSVEAFRVFQADGYVGTAVALTLAREIAPVITALMVAGRAGSAMATELGSMRISEQIDALSTLAVNPIQYLVVPRLIASTLVLPALTIVYDVCGMFGAYLFAVVVKGVDRGIFMHNTRWYTDFDDVGMGLIKALFFGLTVALVGCHQGYNASGGARGVGLATMRTVVISSVSILVIDFILTDILITLGF, from the coding sequence ATGCCGAACACGCTCACCTCCCTCTCGCGCGTCGTCGATCGTGGCTGGAGCCTGCCGCGGCGCTTCTTGCAGCTCTTCGGCGAGATGTTGCTGCTGCTCTTCCATGCGGCGCTCTGGGCCGTGCGGCCGCCCTATCGCTTCGGCCTCCTGCTGCAGCAGCTGGACTTCATCGGCGTGGGCTCGCTCAGCATCATCGTCCTGGTCAGCCTCTTCACCGGCGGGGTCTTCGGGCTGCAGAGCGTCGAGGCCTTCCGCGTGTTCCAGGCCGACGGCTACGTCGGCACCGCGGTCGCGCTGACGCTCGCGCGTGAGATCGCGCCCGTGATCACCGCGTTGATGGTCGCGGGGCGCGCCGGTTCGGCGATGGCGACGGAGCTCGGCTCGATGCGCATCAGCGAGCAGATCGATGCGCTCTCGACGCTCGCGGTCAACCCCATCCAGTACCTCGTGGTGCCGCGGCTGATCGCCTCGACGCTGGTGTTGCCGGCGCTGACCATCGTCTACGACGTCTGCGGCATGTTTGGCGCGTACCTCTTCGCCGTGGTCGTCAAGGGCGTCGATCGCGGCATCTTCATGCACAACACGCGCTGGTACACCGACTTCGACGACGTAGGGATGGGGCTGATCAAGGCCCTCTTCTTCGGGCTGACGGTCGCTCTCGTCGGTTGCCACCAGGGTTACAACGCCAGCGGTGGGGCTCGTGGCGTCGGGCTGGCGACGATGCGCACGGTCGTCATCTCCTCGGTGTCGATCCTCGTGATCGACTTCATCCTGACCGACATCTTGATCACGCTGGGGTTTTGA
- the alr gene encoding alanine racemase has protein sequence MTALPTPIRPTVAEVDLRQLAENLRAIRQAVGSRVGILAVIKADAYGHGAIAVARMVEGLGVWGLGVATVEEGVQLREAGVRTRVLVMGASFGRDHGEVVARELIPMVGDPGDVEAFALAARAAGRTRFGLHLKVDTGMTRLGVGEGPFDLFLRRCAAHPSIRVDGLATHFACAEERDLEATEAQLATFVRCLERARALGADPQAIHAANTAAALRLPAARFDLVRIGLGLYGALPSAEVPDPGLKPVLSWSTRINALRDVPAGTPVSYGATFVTTRPSRIATIPVGYADGYARRLSNRAEVLLPGVGGGPRRARIVGRVCMDLCMIDVTELPGVAVGDPVVLLGGSGALAVTPDELAGWGETISYEVLTAISKRVPRAYPGLPEAELRQATGQAHVAVVASR, from the coding sequence ATGACCGCGCTGCCCACGCCGATTCGCCCCACCGTCGCCGAGGTCGACCTCCGGCAGCTCGCCGAGAACCTGCGTGCCATCCGCCAGGCGGTCGGGTCGCGGGTTGGGATCCTGGCCGTGATCAAGGCCGACGCCTACGGGCACGGCGCGATCGCCGTGGCCCGGATGGTCGAGGGCCTGGGGGTCTGGGGCCTCGGCGTGGCCACGGTCGAGGAGGGTGTGCAGCTGCGCGAGGCGGGGGTTCGTACGCGGGTGCTGGTGATGGGCGCCTCGTTCGGCCGCGACCACGGCGAGGTGGTCGCTCGCGAGCTGATCCCGATGGTCGGCGACCCCGGCGACGTCGAGGCCTTTGCGCTCGCCGCCCGCGCGGCCGGTCGGACGCGCTTTGGGCTGCACCTCAAGGTCGATACGGGGATGACGCGCCTCGGCGTGGGGGAGGGCCCCTTCGACCTCTTCCTGCGCCGCTGCGCCGCGCATCCGTCGATTCGCGTCGATGGGCTGGCGACGCATTTTGCCTGCGCCGAGGAGCGGGACCTGGAGGCGACCGAGGCCCAGCTCGCGACCTTCGTTCGCTGCCTGGAGCGCGCGCGCGCCCTGGGTGCGGACCCGCAGGCGATCCACGCGGCGAATACGGCGGCGGCCCTGCGCCTGCCCGCCGCGCGCTTTGATCTGGTCCGTATCGGGCTCGGGCTCTACGGTGCGCTGCCGAGCGCTGAGGTGCCCGACCCGGGCCTGAAGCCGGTGCTGAGCTGGTCGACGCGCATCAATGCCCTGCGTGACGTGCCAGCGGGCACGCCTGTGAGTTATGGTGCGACCTTCGTCACGACCCGGCCCTCGCGCATCGCCACGATCCCGGTGGGCTACGCCGACGGCTACGCGCGCCGGCTGTCGAATCGGGCTGAGGTCTTGCTCCCCGGGGTGGGCGGTGGACCCCGGCGGGCGAGGATCGTGGGGCGTGTCTGCATGGACCTCTGCATGATCGATGTCACCGAGCTTCCGGGCGTCGCTGTCGGCGACCCGGTCGTGCTGCTCGGCGGGAGCGGTGCGCTCGCCGTGACGCCCGACGAGCTCGCGGGCTGGGGCGAGACGATATCCTACGAGGTGCTGACGGCGATCTCGAAGCGCGTGCCGCGCGCCTACCCGGGACTGCCCGAGGCCGAGCTACGACAGGCGACGGGCCAGGCCCACGTCGCCGTGGTCGCGTCGCGCTGA
- a CDS encoding PilZ domain-containing protein: protein MQVTRDSEVYILSTLNVSRGGLFVQCAPAEAPDLLLGREVEVLIFAPEEAIEDVGGQARVARIDDGSAPGHLAGVGLRFTQLDAENTRRLERLIGLS, encoded by the coding sequence GTGCAGGTCACCCGCGACTCCGAGGTGTACATCCTTTCGACGCTGAACGTCAGCCGCGGCGGCCTCTTTGTGCAATGCGCGCCAGCCGAAGCCCCCGACCTCCTGCTCGGCCGCGAGGTCGAGGTATTGATCTTCGCGCCCGAGGAGGCCATCGAGGACGTGGGGGGCCAAGCGCGCGTGGCTCGCATCGACGACGGCAGCGCGCCCGGACACCTCGCTGGGGTCGGCCTGCGCTTCACGCAACTCGACGCTGAAAACACGCGCCGGCTGGAGCGCTTGATCGGGCTGTCGTAG
- a CDS encoding exo-alpha-sialidase — MRPEEGFQELDREGYNHFGIVSRDAERLHVFYRKGPDHYRLGTGVYRFSDNAGRSWSAPELVLPSRDGDDVRVGNIGTTHDGTLVVVFIRKTYTTGDGGVVSPSWQNWFYTYLDPTTRRWSAEYLVEPPALGAEVLPIAQGQPYGRMLALPDGRLLLTGYVHPSGDRFFYLQNWFGERVGQEYRWTRGAPVLKYPSADGYQYSEHSVLAITASNWLAVSRGRHALVFFKSTDAGQSWSENGELVDALYPNGAYGKLVSPMLDLLPGPTPRVLLTYADRETNQSYYRVGRVSDHFLNAAEPRGRVDWGPAHAHATNAYQHALSGYPSGVFLDDDPARYLLVDYDHRLREGSSAVVRQFRLDLSQRSLAEETAVGSPELLPPSRVTGLTASPWSGAIGFALQWEASADEAGGSGLARYRVDVASDAEFTRVLKGWRDRDVGTALRTSLSNGGSNPTLLQASTTYYARVRAHDSAGNVSPDSVTVAATTRP; from the coding sequence ATGCGCCCAGAGGAAGGCTTTCAGGAGCTCGATCGCGAGGGCTACAACCACTTTGGCATCGTCAGCCGAGACGCCGAACGCCTGCACGTGTTTTACCGAAAGGGCCCCGATCACTATCGCCTCGGCACGGGGGTCTATCGTTTCTCGGACAACGCCGGGCGGAGCTGGTCCGCCCCCGAGCTGGTCTTGCCCTCGCGCGACGGCGACGATGTCCGGGTCGGGAACATCGGCACGACCCACGACGGCACGCTCGTCGTGGTCTTCATCCGCAAGACCTACACGACAGGCGACGGCGGGGTCGTGTCACCCTCTTGGCAGAACTGGTTCTACACCTATCTCGACCCGACGACGCGGCGCTGGTCGGCGGAGTATCTCGTCGAGCCACCCGCCCTCGGCGCCGAGGTGCTGCCGATCGCCCAGGGCCAGCCCTACGGGCGTATGCTCGCCTTGCCCGACGGCAGGCTGCTGCTCACCGGCTATGTGCATCCAAGCGGGGATCGCTTCTTCTACCTGCAGAACTGGTTCGGCGAGCGCGTCGGCCAGGAGTATCGGTGGACGCGGGGCGCGCCGGTCCTGAAGTATCCCTCGGCCGACGGGTACCAGTACTCGGAGCATAGCGTGCTGGCCATCACCGCCAGCAATTGGCTCGCCGTCTCGCGGGGCCGCCATGCGCTCGTGTTCTTCAAGTCTACCGATGCCGGCCAGAGCTGGAGCGAGAACGGTGAGCTCGTCGACGCGCTCTATCCCAACGGGGCCTATGGCAAGCTCGTTTCGCCGATGCTCGATCTGCTTCCGGGTCCCACGCCGCGCGTCCTGCTGACCTACGCCGATCGGGAAACGAATCAGAGCTACTATCGCGTCGGCCGTGTCAGCGATCACTTCCTCAACGCGGCGGAGCCTCGGGGCCGCGTCGACTGGGGCCCCGCCCATGCCCACGCCACGAACGCCTATCAGCACGCGCTGAGCGGCTACCCCTCGGGCGTCTTCCTCGACGATGATCCGGCCCGCTATCTGCTCGTCGACTACGATCACAGGCTGCGCGAGGGGAGCTCCGCCGTCGTGCGCCAGTTCCGGCTCGACCTGAGCCAGCGCTCGCTGGCGGAGGAGACGGCCGTGGGCAGCCCGGAGCTGCTGCCGCCATCGCGGGTGACGGGCTTGACGGCGTCGCCGTGGTCCGGCGCGATCGGTTTCGCGCTGCAGTGGGAGGCCTCGGCGGATGAAGCGGGAGGCAGCGGTCTCGCGCGCTACCGCGTCGACGTGGCCTCCGACGCTGAGTTCACCCGGGTGCTCAAGGGCTGGCGCGACAGGGACGTTGGGACGGCGCTGAGGACGAGCCTGAGCAATGGCGGCTCCAACCCGACCCTCTTGCAGGCCAGCACGACCTACTACGCCCGCGTGCGGGCCCATGACAGCGCCGGCAACGTCTCGCCCGACAGCGTCACCGTCGCCGCGACGACACGCCCCTAA
- a CDS encoding right-handed parallel beta-helix repeat-containing protein, giving the protein MHRATLLGLSLLAACADGPVGPAFPSDASREAQSPAGDGGSGDGRSRDRGLRDTSSGAVDLGGGAIGDAGQREPVVFSISSALTTDPARREFSSLAEFAARGPACFAGGEELRFAGGQRFVGTLRLAACEGAEGEVVVTTVAGAPRATIAAAQTLAELGLSWESVANPTFNGTAIAHLQGVPLFRAGPIARPVQQLYYGAERMMLARHPNPSAAGEPRYFRTTVFYEGAPGGCGAATCVVGDDAQNPTWPLRTFGVAPGAFAVVRTSNWSLQRSAIVWHNPERNSLALEDSLRRPETGNEMPAPGFGFILFNTLPMIDEPGEWYYHPTEQALYFWPPDGQAPSAAAAEINFAAGDALRGAAISGNFGQAPLDLTVRDLVLRRPATRGLALIQARNLTVERVGVEQPEDSGISAWKLSGSARVEDCTVADAAGNGISVLDVAGSTRVVNNRVLRPGRLHNQAALGMDFNGIRASRQGRLLVEGNHVEQPGYAGVMLGPSTVALTVRNNAISGFCALLNDCGGIYFNGAGNTLTLDQLIERNRIVGGVGNTAGVPALWPPLAVGVYLDHGASHFTLRENHVEQGRAHSGSIYLHGGNHNAIRGNTVASSAGPAFGMAKLAPAYATMADNRVELNYFSTSTAADPVVRMIDKAAHTCADMRPAIKDNNVLTPATPSGEVFECR; this is encoded by the coding sequence ATGCACCGAGCGACGCTTCTGGGGTTGAGCCTACTGGCCGCCTGCGCGGATGGCCCCGTCGGGCCGGCCTTTCCCAGCGACGCTTCCCGTGAGGCGCAGTCGCCAGCGGGCGATGGCGGGTCGGGCGACGGTCGGTCGCGGGACAGGGGCTTGCGCGACACTTCCTCCGGCGCAGTCGACCTCGGCGGCGGCGCGATCGGCGATGCTGGCCAGCGGGAGCCCGTCGTCTTCTCGATCTCCTCCGCCCTGACCACCGATCCCGCGCGACGTGAGTTCAGCTCGCTCGCCGAGTTTGCCGCGCGGGGCCCCGCCTGCTTCGCAGGCGGCGAGGAGCTGCGCTTCGCGGGCGGTCAGCGCTTCGTCGGCACGCTGCGACTCGCGGCCTGTGAGGGTGCCGAGGGCGAGGTGGTCGTCACCACCGTCGCGGGCGCGCCCCGAGCCACGATCGCCGCCGCTCAAACCCTGGCCGAGCTGGGGCTGAGTTGGGAGTCCGTGGCCAACCCCACCTTCAACGGGACGGCGATCGCGCACCTTCAGGGCGTGCCGCTCTTTCGTGCCGGGCCGATCGCCAGGCCTGTGCAACAGCTCTATTACGGTGCGGAGCGCATGATGCTGGCGCGCCACCCCAATCCCAGCGCGGCGGGCGAGCCGCGCTACTTCCGCACGACGGTCTTCTATGAGGGTGCTCCAGGAGGCTGCGGGGCGGCCACCTGCGTCGTTGGCGACGATGCGCAGAACCCGACCTGGCCCCTGCGAACCTTCGGTGTTGCTCCGGGGGCTTTTGCGGTGGTCCGGACCAGCAACTGGTCGCTACAGCGCAGCGCCATCGTCTGGCACAATCCGGAGCGAAACTCGCTGGCGCTTGAGGACTCGCTGCGTAGGCCGGAGACGGGCAACGAGATGCCGGCGCCGGGCTTCGGCTTCATCCTCTTCAACACCTTGCCGATGATCGACGAGCCGGGAGAGTGGTACTACCACCCAACCGAGCAGGCGCTCTACTTCTGGCCACCGGACGGTCAGGCGCCCTCGGCGGCGGCTGCCGAGATCAATTTCGCGGCAGGGGACGCGCTGCGCGGCGCGGCCATCTCAGGCAATTTCGGCCAGGCCCCGCTGGATCTGACGGTGCGCGATCTGGTGCTCAGACGTCCGGCCACGCGAGGCCTGGCGCTGATCCAGGCCCGCAACCTGACCGTCGAGCGGGTCGGCGTCGAGCAGCCCGAGGACAGCGGGATCAGCGCCTGGAAGCTCTCGGGGTCTGCTCGCGTCGAGGACTGCACGGTGGCCGACGCCGCGGGCAATGGGATCTCCGTGCTGGATGTGGCTGGTAGCACCCGCGTGGTCAACAATCGCGTCTTGCGTCCGGGGCGGCTACACAACCAGGCCGCGCTCGGGATGGACTTCAACGGGATTCGCGCTTCACGGCAGGGCAGGTTGCTGGTCGAGGGCAATCACGTCGAGCAGCCTGGCTACGCCGGCGTGATGCTGGGTCCCTCGACCGTCGCGCTGACGGTCAGGAACAACGCGATCAGCGGCTTCTGCGCGCTGCTCAACGACTGCGGCGGCATCTACTTCAACGGCGCGGGCAACACGCTGACGCTGGACCAGCTGATCGAGCGCAACCGGATCGTGGGTGGGGTGGGGAACACGGCTGGCGTGCCCGCCCTCTGGCCGCCGCTGGCCGTCGGCGTCTACCTCGATCACGGCGCCAGTCACTTCACCCTGCGTGAGAATCACGTCGAGCAAGGTCGTGCCCACTCCGGAAGCATCTATCTGCACGGCGGCAACCATAATGCCATCCGAGGCAATACGGTCGCGTCCTCCGCAGGTCCGGCCTTCGGCATGGCCAAGCTCGCGCCAGCCTACGCGACGATGGCCGACAACCGCGTCGAGCTGAACTACTTCAGCACCTCGACTGCGGCTGATCCGGTCGTGCGCATGATCGATAAGGCCGCGCATACCTGCGCTGACATGCGGCCCGCGATCAAGGACAACAACGTGCTGACGCCGGCCACGCCGAGCGGAGAGGTCTTCGAATGTCGCTAA
- a CDS encoding YgiQ family radical SAM protein, which yields MRAAAPDIFSYRQHWAKRFGVAPQLPMSRAEMDALGWDACDVVLVTGDAYVDHPSFGMALIGRLLEAQGFRVGILAQPRWQSAEDFARLGQPKLFFGVTGGNMDSMVNRYTSDRRIRSNDAYTPEGAPHQRPDRCVLVYAQRCREAFAEVPIVLGGIEASLRRVAHYDYWSEKVRRSVLLDAKADLLVYGNGERQVVALAHRLAAGQRISALDDIRGTAFVRSSLPTDWTVLDATRADAPSARALPADAARSALRLPSFEQLRDDRVLYAHASRTLHRETNPGNARALVQAHGDRLLWLNPPPLPLTTKEMDGVYGLPYSRRPHRSYGHAKIPAFEMIQHSVTIMRGCFGGCSFCSITEHEGRVIQSRSQQSILREIEAIRDTSPAFTGVISDLGGPTANMYRLGCKDPAVEASCRRPSCVYPVICKNLDTDHSALIGLYRQARALPGVKKILVASGLRYDLAVRSPEYVRELATHHVGGYLKIAPEHTEAGPLSKMMKPGIGSYDRFKELFDRYSQQADKEQYLIPYFIAAHPGTTDEDMLALALWLKQHGFRADQVQAFLPSPMATATAMYHSGKNPLHPVGRDTEEVSVPKSLKQRRLHKAFLRYHDPENWPLLRAALLRMGRGELIGKAKHCLIPLHQPAGTGTAGEGRRRGLRPRPAGPFKTQHTGLPTTPASPTSPQARRGAPAAAKPRRAP from the coding sequence ATGCGTGCCGCCGCACCCGATATCTTCTCCTATCGCCAGCACTGGGCGAAGCGCTTCGGCGTCGCGCCGCAGCTACCGATGTCGCGCGCGGAGATGGACGCGCTCGGCTGGGACGCCTGCGACGTCGTGCTGGTCACGGGCGACGCCTACGTCGATCACCCGAGCTTCGGCATGGCGCTGATCGGCCGGCTGCTCGAAGCGCAGGGCTTTCGCGTCGGCATCCTCGCGCAGCCGCGCTGGCAGAGCGCCGAGGACTTCGCGCGCCTGGGGCAGCCGAAGCTCTTCTTCGGCGTGACCGGCGGCAACATGGACTCGATGGTCAACCGCTACACCTCCGACCGTCGCATCCGCTCCAACGACGCCTATACGCCCGAGGGCGCGCCCCACCAGCGCCCCGACCGCTGCGTGCTCGTCTACGCGCAGCGCTGTCGCGAGGCCTTCGCCGAGGTGCCGATCGTCCTCGGCGGCATCGAGGCCAGCCTGCGCCGTGTCGCGCACTACGACTACTGGTCCGAGAAGGTGCGGCGCTCGGTGCTCCTCGACGCCAAGGCCGATCTCTTGGTCTACGGCAACGGCGAGCGGCAGGTCGTCGCCCTCGCCCATCGGCTCGCCGCCGGCCAGCGCATCAGCGCGCTCGACGATATTCGTGGAACCGCCTTCGTGCGCAGCAGCCTGCCCACCGACTGGACGGTCCTCGACGCGACGCGCGCCGACGCGCCGAGCGCGCGGGCGCTGCCCGCCGACGCCGCCCGCAGCGCGCTGCGGCTGCCCTCCTTCGAGCAGCTACGCGACGACCGCGTGCTCTACGCGCACGCCTCGCGGACGCTGCACCGTGAGACCAATCCGGGCAACGCGCGGGCGCTGGTGCAGGCGCACGGCGATCGCCTGCTCTGGCTCAACCCGCCTCCGCTGCCGCTGACGACCAAGGAGATGGACGGGGTCTATGGCCTGCCCTACAGCCGCCGGCCCCATCGCAGCTACGGCCACGCGAAGATCCCCGCCTTCGAGATGATTCAACACTCGGTGACGATCATGCGCGGCTGCTTTGGCGGCTGCAGCTTCTGCTCGATCACCGAGCATGAGGGGCGCGTGATCCAGAGCCGCTCCCAGCAGTCGATCTTGCGCGAGATCGAGGCGATCCGCGACACCTCGCCGGCCTTCACGGGCGTGATCTCGGACCTCGGTGGGCCGACGGCGAACATGTATCGCCTCGGCTGCAAGGATCCGGCGGTCGAGGCCAGCTGCCGACGACCCTCCTGCGTCTACCCGGTGATCTGCAAGAACCTCGACACGGATCACAGCGCCCTGATCGGGCTTTATCGCCAGGCGCGCGCGCTGCCGGGGGTAAAGAAGATCTTGGTCGCCTCGGGCCTGCGCTACGACCTGGCCGTGCGCTCGCCCGAGTACGTGCGCGAGCTGGCCACGCACCACGTCGGCGGCTATCTCAAGATCGCGCCCGAGCATACGGAGGCGGGTCCGCTCTCGAAGATGATGAAGCCGGGGATCGGCAGCTACGACCGCTTCAAGGAGCTCTTCGACCGCTACTCGCAGCAGGCGGACAAGGAGCAGTACCTGATCCCCTACTTCATCGCGGCGCACCCCGGCACCACCGACGAGGACATGCTCGCGCTCGCGCTCTGGCTCAAGCAGCACGGCTTCCGCGCCGATCAGGTGCAGGCCTTCTTGCCCTCGCCGATGGCGACGGCGACGGCGATGTACCACAGCGGCAAGAACCCGCTGCACCCAGTGGGTCGCGACACGGAGGAGGTCAGCGTGCCCAAGTCGCTCAAGCAGCGCCGGCTGCACAAGGCCTTCCTGCGCTATCACGACCCAGAGAACTGGCCGCTGCTGCGCGCAGCCCTGCTGCGGATGGGTCGCGGCGAGCTGATCGGCAAGGCCAAGCACTGCCTGATTCCGCTGCACCAGCCAGCCGGCACGGGCACTGCGGGCGAAGGGCGCCGGCGCGGGCTGCGACCGCGGCCTGCTGGCCCCTTCAAGACGCAGCACACCGGTCTGCCGACGACGCCAGCTTCACCGACCAGCCCGCAGGCTCGCCGCGGGGCGCCGGCCGCGGCCAAGCCACGCCGCGCGCCCTGA
- a CDS encoding DNA methylase, with the protein MLSDDGSRRGKGRGRAPGRAFTKPPLRPQVTTLWEYPSQNYGPEAQGDTAYRGATPSYVIWNLLQRYTRPKDLVVDPMAGSGTTLDVARELGRRALGYDLAPTRSDIFRVDARQLPPELSAKVDFVFIDPPYSTHLAYSDDPRCIGKLDAAGDDYYRAMEDVFDELQRVLKPGGHLALYVSDSFVKGQGFYPIGFELFQRLRQRFEPVDIVAVVRHNRTLQQGNYRAAAEAGNFFLRGFNYLFILRLDPRRPAAAAARG; encoded by the coding sequence ATGCTGAGCGACGACGGTTCGAGACGAGGAAAGGGTCGGGGACGGGCCCCCGGTCGGGCGTTTACCAAACCCCCGCTGCGCCCGCAGGTGACGACGCTCTGGGAGTATCCGTCGCAGAACTACGGGCCCGAGGCGCAGGGCGACACGGCCTATCGCGGCGCGACGCCGAGCTATGTGATCTGGAACCTGCTGCAGCGCTATACGCGCCCGAAGGATCTCGTCGTCGACCCGATGGCGGGCAGCGGCACCACGCTCGATGTCGCCCGTGAGCTGGGGCGCCGCGCGCTCGGCTATGATCTCGCGCCGACCCGCTCCGATATCTTCCGCGTCGACGCGCGCCAGCTCCCGCCCGAGCTGAGCGCGAAGGTCGACTTCGTCTTCATCGATCCACCCTACTCGACGCACCTCGCGTACTCCGACGATCCGCGCTGCATCGGCAAGCTCGATGCGGCCGGCGACGACTACTATCGCGCGATGGAGGACGTCTTCGACGAGCTGCAGCGCGTGCTCAAGCCTGGCGGGCACCTGGCGCTCTATGTCAGCGATTCCTTCGTCAAGGGCCAGGGCTTCTACCCGATCGGCTTCGAGCTGTTCCAGCGGCTGCGCCAGCGCTTCGAGCCCGTCGATATCGTCGCCGTCGTACGTCACAATCGGACCTTGCAGCAGGGCAACTATCGCGCGGCCGCCGAGGCCGGTAACTTCTTCCTGCGCGGCTTCAACTACCTCTTCATCCTGCGCCTTGATCCCCGCCGACCCGCGGCAGCTGCAGCGCGCGGCTAG